A region from the Nymphalis io chromosome 9, ilAglIoxx1.1, whole genome shotgun sequence genome encodes:
- the LOC126770589 gene encoding nuclear distribution protein nudE-like 1 isoform X1 — MESPKQLEESVEYWKEQAKHYEQKARDIQQELDEYTENSAQLEKELEASLEQVEKQNRDLDHQNQRLQNKIDDLKNKLDRSQHETNALENELKALNIEKEKQAIYIRELEQKNDDLERGQRIISESVSCIETLLNQAYERNAVLESEVDEMENLRVKLQRATDEARDLKQELKVIEKIPILKKEDSSTNENICNGLSTRSQVEIETQTSITSPRREVNGNAMTPSSRVSAINIVGDLLRKVGLERFLCRECGKVKCSCGLETNGVQAVVQIHPPLDSNVETESAKDVQNNDLDDSIEYRKPAELTRQYSRSEQLKNNSQKILPLSTHRSSEQPFVRSYQAENGKLRRSFIVRSRESLENFLNFTSTRKGPDQSKEKQMLRQQF, encoded by the exons atggaATCTCCTAAACAGTTAGAGGAATCAGTGGAATATTGGAAGGAACAAGCAAAACATTATGAACAAAA GGCTAGAGACATACAGCAGGAATTAGATGAATACACGGAAAATTCAGCACAACTTGAAAAGGAATTAGAGGCTTCATTAGAGCAAgttgaaaaacaaaatagagATTTGGACCATCAAAATCAACGgcttcaaaataaaattgatgatcTCAAG aaTAAATTAGACAGAAGTCAACATGAAACAAATGCTTTAGAGAATGAATTAAAGGCACTCAacatagaaaaagaaaaacaagcAATATATATTAGAGAGTTAGAACAAAAAAACGATGATCTGGAAAGGGGGCAAAG AATCATATCAGAATCAGTGTCTTGTATAGAAACCTTATTAAATCAAGCTTATGAACGCAATGCAGTTTTAGAAAGTGAAGTAGATGAAATGGAAAATTTGAGGGTGAAATTGCAGAGAGCAACGGATGAAGCCAGAG ATCTCAAACAAGAATTAAAAGTGATAGAAAAAattccaatattaaaaaaagaggaTTCTagtacaaatgaaaatatatgtaacgGCCTCTCGACTAGGTCACAAGTAGAAATAGAAACACAAACTTCTATAACATCTCCAAGAC gTGAAGTCAACGGTAATGCAATGACACCATCTTCTCGGGTATCTGCCATAAATATAGTTGGTGATCTTCTTCGGAAAGTTGGG CTTGAAAGATTTCTTTGCCGTGAATGTGGTAAGGTCAAATGTTCGTGTGGCCTTGAAACCAATGGCGTACAAGCCGTTGTCCAAATCCATCCACCGTTGGACAGTAACGTAGAAACTGAAAGTGCCAAGGATGTACAAAATAATGACCTCGATGATTCTATAGAGTATCGTAAGCCAGCTGAGCTTACACGTCAGTATTCAAGATCCGAGCAATTAAAGAATAATTCTCAAAAGATCCTCCCGCTTTCAACACATAGGTCTTCCGAGCAACCTTTTGTGAGATCCTATCAAGCCGAAAATGGCAAATTGAGGAGGTCTTTTATCGTCAGGTCTAGGGAAAGTCTCGAAAATTTTCTCAATTTCACGTCAACGAGAAAAGGACCGGACCAGAgcaaagaaaaacaaatgttgCGGCAGCAGTTTTAG
- the LOC126770589 gene encoding nuclear distribution protein nudE-like 1 isoform X2 codes for MESPKQLEESVEYWKEQAKHYEQKARDIQQELDEYTENSAQLEKELEASLEQVEKQNRDLDHQNQRLQNKIDDLKNKLDRSQHETNALENELKALNIEKEKQAIYIRELEQKNDDLERGQRIISESVSCIETLLNQAYERNAVLESEVDEMENLRVKLQRATDEARDLKQELKVIEKIPILKKEDSSTNENICNGLSTRSQVEIETQTSITSPRREVNGNAMTPSSRVSAINIVGDLLRKVGALESKLASCRGTVRPKEHSPNPSSDVNKDYRCVLKN; via the exons atggaATCTCCTAAACAGTTAGAGGAATCAGTGGAATATTGGAAGGAACAAGCAAAACATTATGAACAAAA GGCTAGAGACATACAGCAGGAATTAGATGAATACACGGAAAATTCAGCACAACTTGAAAAGGAATTAGAGGCTTCATTAGAGCAAgttgaaaaacaaaatagagATTTGGACCATCAAAATCAACGgcttcaaaataaaattgatgatcTCAAG aaTAAATTAGACAGAAGTCAACATGAAACAAATGCTTTAGAGAATGAATTAAAGGCACTCAacatagaaaaagaaaaacaagcAATATATATTAGAGAGTTAGAACAAAAAAACGATGATCTGGAAAGGGGGCAAAG AATCATATCAGAATCAGTGTCTTGTATAGAAACCTTATTAAATCAAGCTTATGAACGCAATGCAGTTTTAGAAAGTGAAGTAGATGAAATGGAAAATTTGAGGGTGAAATTGCAGAGAGCAACGGATGAAGCCAGAG ATCTCAAACAAGAATTAAAAGTGATAGAAAAAattccaatattaaaaaaagaggaTTCTagtacaaatgaaaatatatgtaacgGCCTCTCGACTAGGTCACAAGTAGAAATAGAAACACAAACTTCTATAACATCTCCAAGAC gTGAAGTCAACGGTAATGCAATGACACCATCTTCTCGGGTATCTGCCATAAATATAGTTGGTGATCTTCTTCGGAAAGTTGGG GCTTTGGAATCAAAGTTAGCATCGTGTCGTGGTACAGTTAGACCTAAAGAGCATTCACCAAATCCAAGCTCGGACGTGAATAAGGACTACAGGTGTGTACTCAAGAACTAA
- the LOC126770560 gene encoding phosphatidylinositol N-acetylglucosaminyltransferase subunit Q yields the protein MPELVRILLPVLPNGDKDIFYKGYFENSDQNCITIFITIYAHSPKIFKSNQIKENVIFGYSSDNVFENKHMKTKNQLITDRKEYPQIKSLIIKGKPKTDADYIIMLYDYNKVRNSETISNSDDYFLTLQGLIHKDAGDRCNIFCEPSYMNNNWFTSSMFVQHAYNYIYLLKWLLNSVRNKGKVSIKQGNLLLAILVDVILGYLVLQLVISSKKDLGVMLMGILEKLVNLMYSLLKWLMGDPAGLKLNNAFNKMLGKYFLYHVELWWLFIDVSGEKLDVILHLYQYIGYLGFTFQAAIISDMICLATFHSYCIYVYAARLFNIQISGLKALLRLFVGRKYNPLRGGIDSCEYTNQELFVGTVAFTILLLLLPTTVMYYIVFTMFRVLSLVVQYVLAKIIYTIQTLPFYVIVLWLSQSPKLAGNILIEEIETVQNTSSLILKVKLFNKSFKDLMKNFRPPVHVSKNIEWSNIVSNIFTGKQIV from the exons atgccTGAACTTGTTAGAATACTATTACCTGTGCTGCCTAATGGCGATAAAGACATTTTTTACAAGGGATACTTTGAAAATAGTGATCAAAATTGtatcacaatatttattactatatatgcACACagtccaaaaatatttaaaagtaaccaAATAAAAGAGAATGTTATTTTTGGATACAGTTCTGAcaatgtttttgaaaataaacatatgaaaaCTAAAAATCAGTTAATAACAGATAGAAAGGAGTATCCCCAAATTAagagtttaattattaaaggtAAACCGAAGACTGAtgcagattatataataatgttatatgattataataaagttcGAAATTCAGAAACAATAAGCAACAGTGAtgattactttttaacattacaAGGTTTGATCCATAAAGATGCTGGTGACCGTTGTAACATATTCTGTGAACCTTCTTATATGAACAATAATTGGTTTACTTCATCCATGTTTGTTCAACAtgcttataattacatttacctATTGAAATGGCTTTTGAATTCAGTGAGGAATAAGGGAAAA gTTTCAATAAAACAGGGAAATTTATTATTGGCTATATTGGTTGATGTCATTTTAGGATATTTAGTTTTGCAATTGGTCATTTCCAGTAAAAAAGACCTTGGTGTCATGTTAATGGGTATTTTGGag AAATTAGTGAACTTAATGTATTCTTTGCTTAAATGGCTGATGGGTGATCCTGCTGGGCTGAAATTAAACAATGctttcaataaaatgttaggAAAATATTTCTTGTACCATGTTGAGCTGTGGTGGCTGTTCATAG ACGTTTCTGGAGAAAAGTTGGATGTTATATTGCATTTATATCAATACATCGGTTACTTGGGCTTCACTTTTCAAGCTGCTATAATATCTGATATGATCTGCTTAGCCACATTCCACTCTtattgcatatatgtatatgcagcCAG actATTTAACATACAAATATCAGGGCTAAAAGCATTGTTAAGGCTGTTTGTAGGTAGAAAGTACAATCCACTTAGAGGTGGTATAGATTCCTGTGAATATACTAACCAAGAGTTGTTTGTGGGTACAGTGGCATTTACAATATTGCTATTGTTATTGCCAACAACAGTTATGTACTACATCGTTTTTACTATG tttagAGTTTTATCTCTCGTAGTGCAGTATGTTTTAGCGAAAATAATATACACTATACAAACGCTTCCTTTTTATGTAATAGTTCTTTGGCTATCACAGTCACCGAAGTTAGCAG gaaatatattaattgaagagATCGAAACTGTTCAAAATACATCATCATTAATCCTTAaagtaaaattgtttaataaatccTTTAAAGATCTGATGAAAAACTTTAGACCACCAGTGCATGtgtcaaaaaatattgaatggagtaatattgtatcaaatatttttacaggtaaacaaattgtataa
- the LOC126770608 gene encoding putative RNA-binding protein Luc7-like 1 isoform X1 — MSAHEQMRAMLDQLMGTARNGESDRHGVKFYDDTVCKSFLLQCCPHEILSSTRMDLGECPKIHDLALRADYELASKTKDYFYDIDATEHLEAFIADCDRRTTAAKQRLAETQEELSAEVTEKANAVHELAEQIGQKLARAEALGEEGMVEESVKLMGEIDELRKKKAVAEQEYRNSMPASSYQQQKLRVCEVCSAYLGIHDNDRRLADHFGGKLHLGFITIREKLSDLKKTVDKRREERGASERERSGGRRHYVGGRELDRRARRHREATRERDRDRGKERERDRERDRRRSRSRSKSKREGSREKSRGRDRERERESRRSRSHRSASRERRRD, encoded by the exons ATGTCTGCTCACGAGCAAATGAGGGCAATGTTAGATCAATTAATGGGCACTGCTCGTAATG GTGAATCTGATCGGCACGGAgttaaattttatgatgatacgGTTTGCAAATCGTTTTTACTGCAGTGCTGTCCACATGAAATCTTATCATCGAct CGTATGGATTTAGGTGAGTGTCCTAAAATACATGATCTGGCTCTACGCGCGGACTATGAATTAGCCTCGAAAACCAAAGATTATTTCTATGACATTGAT GCCACAGAACATTTAGAGGCATTTATCGCTGATTGCGATCGTCGTACAACCGCCGCCAAGCAAAGGCTGGCTGAAACACAGGAGGAATTATCAGCAGAAGTGACAGAGAAAGCAAATGCTGTCCATGAATTGGCTGAACAGATTGGCCAGAAGTTGGCGCGCGCCGAAGCCCTTGGTGAGGAGGGTATGGTCGAAGAGAGTGTCAAGCTTATGGGAGAG ATAGATGAATTACGTAAGAAAAAGGCAGTAGCAGAACAAGAGTACCGTAATTCCATGCCAGCGTCGTCATACCAACAGCAGAAATTACGTGTTTGTGAGGTTTGCTCTGCTTATCTCGGTATACACGACAACGACCGACGTCTCGCCGACCACTTCGGTGGGAAACTGCATCTCGGCTTCATCACAATTCGTGAAAAATTATCAGACCTTAAA AAAACGGTGGACAAACGTCGCGAAGAACGCGGCGCGAGTGAACGGGAGCGCAGCGGCGGGCGGCGCCACTACGTGGGCGGGCGCGAGCTGGACCGGCGCGCGCGCAGGCACCGCGAGGCGACGCGCGAGCGGGACCGCGACCGCGGCAAGGAGCGCGAGCGAGACCGCGAACGTGACAGGAG gcGCAGTCGATCGCGTAGCAAGAGCAAACGAGAAGGGTCGCGTGAAAAATCCCGTGGTCGTGATCGGGAACGTGAACGTGAATCGCGTCGCAGTAGATCTCATCGTTCTGCATCCCGGGAACGGAGGCGCGACTGA
- the LOC126770608 gene encoding putative RNA-binding protein Luc7-like 1 isoform X2 yields MDLGECPKIHDLALRADYELASKTKDYFYDIDATEHLEAFIADCDRRTTAAKQRLAETQEELSAEVTEKANAVHELAEQIGQKLARAEALGEEGMVEESVKLMGEIDELRKKKAVAEQEYRNSMPASSYQQQKLRVCEVCSAYLGIHDNDRRLADHFGGKLHLGFITIREKLSDLKKTVDKRREERGASERERSGGRRHYVGGRELDRRARRHREATRERDRDRGKERERDRERDRRRSRSRSKSKREGSREKSRGRDRERERESRRSRSHRSASRERRRD; encoded by the exons ATGGATTTAGGTGAGTGTCCTAAAATACATGATCTGGCTCTACGCGCGGACTATGAATTAGCCTCGAAAACCAAAGATTATTTCTATGACATTGAT GCCACAGAACATTTAGAGGCATTTATCGCTGATTGCGATCGTCGTACAACCGCCGCCAAGCAAAGGCTGGCTGAAACACAGGAGGAATTATCAGCAGAAGTGACAGAGAAAGCAAATGCTGTCCATGAATTGGCTGAACAGATTGGCCAGAAGTTGGCGCGCGCCGAAGCCCTTGGTGAGGAGGGTATGGTCGAAGAGAGTGTCAAGCTTATGGGAGAG ATAGATGAATTACGTAAGAAAAAGGCAGTAGCAGAACAAGAGTACCGTAATTCCATGCCAGCGTCGTCATACCAACAGCAGAAATTACGTGTTTGTGAGGTTTGCTCTGCTTATCTCGGTATACACGACAACGACCGACGTCTCGCCGACCACTTCGGTGGGAAACTGCATCTCGGCTTCATCACAATTCGTGAAAAATTATCAGACCTTAAA AAAACGGTGGACAAACGTCGCGAAGAACGCGGCGCGAGTGAACGGGAGCGCAGCGGCGGGCGGCGCCACTACGTGGGCGGGCGCGAGCTGGACCGGCGCGCGCGCAGGCACCGCGAGGCGACGCGCGAGCGGGACCGCGACCGCGGCAAGGAGCGCGAGCGAGACCGCGAACGTGACAGGAG gcGCAGTCGATCGCGTAGCAAGAGCAAACGAGAAGGGTCGCGTGAAAAATCCCGTGGTCGTGATCGGGAACGTGAACGTGAATCGCGTCGCAGTAGATCTCATCGTTCTGCATCCCGGGAACGGAGGCGCGACTGA